The following are from one region of the Alkalimarinus sediminis genome:
- a CDS encoding PhnE/PtxC family ABC transporter permease, whose protein sequence is MPLVKNSKQHAYSHFQSTSVQKLSFSLFAVALLCLLIADTGINTSEPWQEIGHIGLGMLTPSVLSLPELLTSLATTLAFALLGVTIAAIVGMFLAHLFQWRVIRVISAFIRSIHELFWALLFLQVFGLTTITGLLAIIIPYTGIFAKVYAETLEESDQTAYRSLPAETGRWSSHLYARLMMALPQLIHYTQYRLECGIRSSSVLGFIGLPTLGFHLESYFKQGYYSEAAGVLYLFIAVIALMRFWANKRLILPLLTLSIIWLPFKATVSSDLMLRFFTHDILPSPLRQLGLFSIDGWQQTFDWSISLWHEQAMIGSWNTLILTQIALVGSGITALLLYPLISPLFFSRKQRVVGHLFLVVLRSIPELILAFIILLITGPSMIPAIFALSWHNGAIIAHLIGRYTEVIKLRADSPRGGDLYAYEVTPRVYKPFLAFLFYRWEVILRESAILGILGVHTLGFFIDSAFEELRFDRALFLILITALLNILVDSISRTIRNKLHLSTSPNIQPRDR, encoded by the coding sequence GTGCCCTTAGTAAAAAACTCGAAACAACATGCATACTCTCACTTTCAATCGACCAGTGTGCAAAAGTTATCGTTTAGCTTGTTTGCGGTGGCATTACTCTGTCTATTGATAGCAGACACAGGCATTAATACTTCAGAGCCCTGGCAAGAGATCGGCCACATTGGCTTAGGCATGCTGACACCGTCGGTTCTATCACTCCCCGAGCTGCTCACTTCATTAGCAACTACATTAGCGTTTGCCCTACTAGGCGTCACCATAGCCGCTATAGTCGGGATGTTTTTGGCTCATCTTTTTCAGTGGCGAGTGATTAGAGTGATCTCAGCGTTTATTCGCTCTATTCACGAGTTATTCTGGGCGCTACTGTTTCTGCAGGTATTTGGTTTAACAACCATTACTGGGCTATTAGCCATCATCATTCCTTACACCGGCATTTTCGCCAAAGTGTATGCTGAGACGCTAGAAGAGAGCGATCAAACCGCCTACCGGTCACTCCCCGCAGAAACAGGCCGATGGTCGTCGCACTTGTATGCCCGCTTGATGATGGCACTACCTCAACTCATTCACTATACCCAGTATCGCCTTGAGTGCGGTATTCGCAGTAGCTCTGTACTCGGCTTTATTGGCCTTCCCACATTGGGGTTTCATCTTGAGTCATATTTTAAACAAGGCTATTACTCTGAGGCTGCGGGGGTGCTTTATCTATTTATTGCCGTAATCGCACTTATGCGTTTCTGGGCGAATAAGCGCTTAATTTTACCCCTACTGACGCTGTCTATTATATGGCTACCTTTTAAGGCAACAGTAAGCAGTGATCTGATGTTGCGTTTTTTTACTCATGATATTTTACCTTCACCATTACGCCAGCTTGGCCTATTCAGCATCGACGGTTGGCAACAAACATTCGACTGGTCGATATCATTGTGGCATGAGCAAGCAATGATCGGTAGTTGGAACACACTAATCCTGACCCAAATTGCACTGGTGGGTAGCGGTATTACAGCACTACTTCTCTACCCTCTTATTTCACCCCTGTTTTTCAGTCGCAAACAACGAGTTGTCGGGCACCTTTTTTTAGTCGTTCTGCGCTCAATTCCTGAGTTAATACTGGCATTTATCATCCTCCTCATTACAGGTCCCTCGATGATCCCCGCCATATTTGCTCTGAGCTGGCATAATGGCGCCATTATTGCCCACCTGATTGGCCGCTATACTGAGGTAATCAAACTCCGGGCAGATAGCCCTCGGGGCGGTGATTTATATGCCTATGAGGTAACACCTAGGGTTTACAAACCTTTTCTGGCATTTTTGTTCTATCGCTGGGAAGTTATTTTGAGAGAGAGCGCGATTCTCGGTATTCTCGGAGTGCATACTCTCGGTTTCTTCATTGACTCAGCCTTCGAAGAACTTCGATTTGATCGTGCCTTGTTTTTGATTTTGATCACGGCACTACTTAATATTTTGGTAGACTCTATATCGCGCACGATTAGAAACAAGCTTCACCTATCAACATCGCCCAACATACAACCACGAGACCGCTGA
- a CDS encoding ATP-binding cassette domain-containing protein translates to MTTSDLIRFDDLTVNFDDRFQLNNINWQIEPQQHWVITGTNGAGKSALAAVLAGAGDIVSGKLDGIPRRVGVVSFEAQAELIDVERKKDDADIMDVISEGTPVHEILFENCQDVPLAKALAEKFDLTKLLDRSFRKLSTGESRKVMLIRALASKPDLLILDEPFDGLDANSLAMLQEHLQTLIKTTPMIMVLNRFDEFPAFITHIAYVDQGHLQLQVSRNDQLAFDELYKLLHLKTTDLTVPAPDPDNNIPALNPEEPLVRLTDLTIKYDDKKIIDSLNWTIEPNQHWQLSGPNGSGKTGLLSIITGDHPQCYVNDIFVFGFKRGNGESIWQIKQFIGYVSTALQWEYKGTTSLRNVILSGFHDSNGLYTRCTERQKAIANEWLELLGMSDRGDEIFGKLSYGDQRLLLIARAMVKHPPLLILDEPCLGLDDMNRQMVLALIEKICAGTGISVIYVNHHPEDKIKGIENYISLG, encoded by the coding sequence ATGACCACTAGTGACCTTATTCGCTTTGATGATTTAACCGTTAATTTCGATGACCGGTTTCAACTAAACAATATCAACTGGCAAATTGAGCCTCAGCAACACTGGGTAATTACCGGCACCAACGGCGCAGGTAAGTCTGCCTTGGCAGCGGTGCTAGCCGGTGCAGGAGATATCGTATCGGGTAAACTTGATGGCATACCTCGTCGCGTAGGTGTCGTCTCATTTGAAGCCCAAGCTGAGCTTATAGACGTTGAGCGTAAGAAAGACGATGCCGATATTATGGATGTAATATCTGAAGGCACCCCTGTACATGAAATTCTTTTTGAGAACTGCCAAGATGTGCCGCTAGCCAAGGCATTAGCAGAAAAGTTCGACCTAACCAAGCTGCTAGATCGTTCATTTCGAAAGCTATCAACCGGTGAATCTCGAAAAGTTATGTTAATTCGTGCATTAGCAAGCAAGCCCGACCTGCTGATTCTTGACGAACCATTTGATGGTTTAGATGCCAACAGCTTAGCCATGTTGCAAGAGCATCTACAGACATTAATTAAAACCACACCGATGATAATGGTGCTTAATCGATTCGATGAGTTCCCGGCGTTTATTACCCACATCGCCTATGTCGATCAGGGACATCTGCAGCTGCAAGTTAGCCGTAATGACCAACTCGCGTTCGATGAACTCTATAAGTTATTGCACCTTAAAACCACTGATTTAACAGTTCCTGCTCCTGACCCTGATAATAATATTCCAGCCCTGAATCCAGAAGAGCCGTTGGTTCGTCTAACCGATTTAACCATTAAATATGATGACAAAAAGATCATCGACAGCCTTAACTGGACCATCGAACCTAATCAACACTGGCAATTAAGTGGCCCAAACGGCAGTGGTAAAACAGGCTTGTTATCGATCATCACCGGTGACCATCCACAATGTTACGTTAACGATATTTTTGTCTTTGGCTTTAAGCGAGGTAACGGCGAGAGCATCTGGCAGATTAAACAGTTTATCGGCTATGTATCAACCGCTTTACAGTGGGAATACAAAGGCACTACTAGCCTGCGCAATGTGATTCTTTCTGGCTTTCACGACAGTAATGGCCTGTATACTCGATGCACAGAGCGACAAAAGGCCATTGCCAATGAGTGGTTGGAGCTACTGGGGATGAGCGATAGAGGTGACGAGATTTTTGGCAAACTCTCTTATGGCGATCAGCGTTTGTTGCTAATCGCACGAGCAATGGTGAAACACCCTCCTCTACTGATTCTTGATGAGCCTTGCTTAGGCCTTGACGATATGAACCGACAGATGGTTTTGGCACTCATTGAGAAGATCTGTGCAGGCACAGGAATATCTGTGATTTATGTTAATCATCATCCGGAAGATAAGATTAAGGGAATTGAGAATTATATTTCATTGGGTTGA
- a CDS encoding class I SAM-dependent methyltransferase, which produces MTKNKLIENIRKTLSKGDVSITQPGGCQAISLYLFNPEVLEGPLSHDEAQAVVAEPAYWSFCWASGQALASYILQHPELVAGKHVLDFGAGSGIVAIAAAKAGAKRAIACDIDHDALDAAKANASLNHVEIEISDDLDKVLADIDVIVAADVLYDAENMPFLARFKQTASLIILADSRVKHLGDEAYELKQTVTCRTWPDLNEFEEFNQVRIYHAEGEQ; this is translated from the coding sequence ATGACTAAAAATAAGCTAATCGAAAATATTCGTAAAACCCTCTCGAAAGGTGATGTATCTATCACTCAGCCCGGAGGTTGTCAGGCCATTTCATTGTACTTGTTTAACCCTGAAGTGCTAGAAGGGCCTTTAAGCCATGACGAAGCTCAAGCCGTTGTAGCTGAGCCCGCTTACTGGTCTTTCTGTTGGGCCAGTGGTCAGGCACTTGCTAGTTATATTTTGCAGCACCCTGAGTTGGTCGCGGGTAAGCATGTGCTGGATTTTGGTGCAGGCTCTGGCATCGTCGCTATTGCTGCTGCTAAAGCCGGTGCAAAGCGAGCTATTGCTTGTGATATTGATCATGATGCGCTGGATGCAGCAAAAGCAAATGCGAGTCTTAATCATGTAGAGATTGAAATCTCTGATGATCTCGACAAGGTGTTGGCTGATATTGATGTAATTGTCGCTGCAGATGTGTTGTATGACGCAGAAAATATGCCTTTTTTGGCGCGCTTTAAACAGACAGCTTCGCTCATTATTCTGGCTGATTCACGGGTCAAGCATTTAGGTGATGAGGCTTATGAATTGAAGCAGACGGTTACTTGCAGAACTTGGCCTGACCTCAACGAGTTTGAGGAGTTTAACCAAGTGAGGATCTATCATGCAGAGGGCGAGCAATAA
- a CDS encoding ATP-binding cassette domain-containing protein — MIQHHDVLAKAEKVVPIESESPLPSLINKPLFRLESQSIGWGHKPVLEGVDLSIKEGEKVAIIGKSGAGKSTLVHSLYQQQPKIIAYCGQEYGLVPSLSVFHNIYMGQLDKHHFTYNLVNLLRPFKSQVGKIRPLVESLGLQDQLFQSADRLSGGQQQRVAVARTLFQERDIFIGDEPISSVDEVQSEQILQLINGRHQTTILTLHNVELALRFCSRIVGIRNGRVELDSSADNLSPSQLRTLYQD; from the coding sequence GTGATACAGCATCACGATGTCCTCGCTAAGGCTGAGAAGGTAGTGCCGATAGAGTCAGAATCGCCACTACCTAGCTTAATAAACAAGCCGCTGTTTCGATTAGAGTCTCAGTCAATCGGTTGGGGGCACAAACCTGTTCTAGAGGGTGTAGACCTCTCTATCAAGGAGGGCGAGAAAGTCGCGATTATTGGCAAAAGCGGCGCTGGGAAGTCAACCTTGGTGCATAGCCTTTATCAACAGCAACCTAAAATCATTGCATACTGCGGCCAAGAGTACGGATTAGTCCCCTCACTCTCAGTTTTTCACAATATCTATATGGGCCAGCTCGATAAACACCACTTTACCTACAACCTTGTTAACTTATTGCGGCCATTCAAATCACAAGTCGGCAAGATACGCCCCCTAGTCGAGAGCTTAGGTCTACAAGACCAACTCTTTCAATCCGCCGACAGATTGTCCGGTGGCCAGCAGCAGCGTGTTGCGGTGGCTAGAACACTGTTTCAAGAACGAGATATTTTTATAGGCGACGAGCCTATTTCTTCAGTTGATGAAGTTCAATCTGAACAGATATTGCAGCTCATTAACGGTCGCCATCAAACGACCATACTAACACTGCACAATGTTGAGCTTGCGCTTCGCTTTTGCAGCCGTATTGTGGGCATTCGTAATGGCAGAGTAGAACTCGACAGTAGTGCAGATAACCTCTCGCCTTCTCAGCTAAGAACACTCTATCAAGACTGA
- a CDS encoding pseudouridine synthase, with protein sequence MNKDHIPIIYQDDDIIVAVKPNGLLSVPGRAPENKDCLISRIQQTRPEALTVHRLDCETSGVVVLACNKDSQRELSRQFHDRETQKRYIAVVDGLLADDEGEIDLPLIADWPNRPKQMVDFERGKPSQTRYNVISRSNDTTRLELTPITGRSHQLRVHMLSLGHAILGDRLYGCDRVIAQSPRMLLHALELGFTHPTTEQFCVYQYPAEF encoded by the coding sequence ATGAATAAAGATCATATTCCTATCATCTACCAAGATGACGATATCATTGTCGCCGTTAAGCCCAACGGGCTATTGTCAGTCCCAGGCCGCGCACCAGAAAATAAAGACTGCCTTATCAGTCGGATACAACAAACGCGACCTGAAGCACTAACGGTTCATAGGCTTGATTGTGAAACATCAGGTGTAGTAGTACTCGCCTGTAATAAAGATAGTCAGCGAGAGCTAAGTCGACAGTTTCATGATAGGGAAACACAAAAGCGATACATTGCAGTCGTCGACGGTCTGTTGGCTGATGATGAGGGCGAAATAGATCTCCCTTTGATTGCTGACTGGCCAAACCGCCCTAAACAGATGGTTGACTTTGAACGCGGAAAGCCCTCCCAAACTCGCTATAACGTGATTAGCCGATCTAACGATACTACTCGATTGGAGTTAACTCCTATCACAGGCCGCTCACACCAACTGAGAGTGCATATGCTATCGCTAGGTCACGCTATATTGGGTGATCGCCTTTATGGGTGTGATAGGGTCATTGCCCAATCCCCCAGAATGCTATTGCATGCGTTAGAGCTTGGCTTCACACACCCAACTACGGAGCAATTTTGTGTCTACCAATATCCTGCTGAGTTTTAA
- a CDS encoding DUF2971 domain-containing protein, with protein sequence MSLFLYCRDMGLTWLREGRLPFVGADTLLDPFVTSAAVKQPDGVVAVSEEEYRAELKSQYDALPEALSSLVTFEYFVEQAAQKRESIETQIRQRSMPDAIRLTEKQRKSLTLLSLYERVDNPVLWQYHGDNHRGVVIELDQTHSFFTSKQYRDDPQLFTPVKYLQERPLRLREVHPFSPLFTRGEQYQSEREWRIIRPVAVADKSMESNGQTLYLNKMPAAIIKSVTLGAIIDNELKQSILSLMKSDLRYRHIPVYGSYLDATQYQLHRIREN encoded by the coding sequence GTGAGTCTGTTTTTATATTGCAGAGATATGGGGTTAACGTGGTTACGAGAGGGGCGGTTGCCGTTTGTGGGGGCCGATACCTTACTGGACCCGTTTGTAACGAGTGCAGCGGTTAAGCAGCCCGATGGTGTTGTGGCTGTTTCTGAGGAAGAGTATCGTGCTGAATTAAAAAGTCAGTATGATGCACTGCCAGAGGCGTTGTCTAGCTTAGTTACATTTGAATACTTTGTGGAGCAAGCTGCGCAAAAGCGTGAGAGTATAGAGACTCAAATTCGCCAACGCTCGATGCCTGATGCCATTAGATTAACAGAGAAGCAGCGCAAGTCGCTAACCTTGCTGAGCCTGTATGAGAGGGTGGATAACCCTGTGTTGTGGCAATACCATGGGGATAATCATCGAGGGGTTGTCATTGAACTTGATCAAACCCATAGTTTCTTTACCAGTAAGCAATACCGAGATGATCCACAGCTTTTTACCCCAGTTAAATATTTACAAGAACGTCCGCTCAGGTTGAGGGAAGTTCATCCATTTTCGCCTCTTTTTACCCGAGGGGAGCAATACCAGAGCGAGCGCGAGTGGCGAATTATCAGGCCGGTTGCTGTGGCTGATAAATCGATGGAGAGTAACGGTCAAACACTATATCTCAACAAGATGCCCGCGGCGATTATCAAGTCTGTCACGCTAGGCGCAATAATTGATAATGAACTAAAGCAGAGTATTTTAAGTCTGATGAAGTCTGACCTAAGGTATCGACACATCCCTGTTTACGGAAGCTATCTTGACGCCACTCAGTATCAATTGCACCGCATTCGAGAAAACTAA
- a CDS encoding VanZ family protein — protein MSTNILLSFKTLLDTKWSTYHRLLLWVVVSAIFYLATTSVDHKVQSTFNDKFNHLIAFGVLSFLCHIAFQTHPSIRWAIALFGYGLFIELVQYFLPYREFSLLDLATDLLGIVLYLIIFHPVFNRLLSHPSNYYAKKP, from the coding sequence GTGTCTACCAATATCCTGCTGAGTTTTAAAACGCTACTCGATACTAAATGGTCAACTTACCACAGGCTACTTCTCTGGGTAGTTGTGTCAGCCATTTTTTATCTGGCCACAACCTCCGTCGATCACAAAGTACAATCAACCTTTAATGACAAGTTTAACCACCTGATCGCGTTTGGTGTACTTTCATTCCTCTGCCATATCGCTTTTCAAACCCACCCCTCCATTAGATGGGCTATCGCGCTTTTTGGATATGGTTTATTTATTGAACTCGTACAGTATTTTCTCCCCTATCGAGAGTTTTCACTGCTCGATCTGGCCACCGACCTGCTTGGAATTGTGCTTTACCTGATTATTTTTCACCCGGTTTTTAATCGCCTTTTAAGTCACCCATCTAACTATTATGCTAAAAAACCATAA
- the cysZ gene encoding sulfate transporter CysZ yields MKNQSITQLNLSGGLDYFSEGFRLIKQPGLRLFVIAPLIINTLLFFWMVTASYELFGGWMAALMEWLPSWLSFLEWLFWPLYAIAIIMILAYCFVAVANLIGSPFYGLLAEKVERQLTGETQQGEDDWKALLASIPRSIARELHKLMYYLPRALLLLVLGVIPGVNLVAGVLWFGFSSWMMTLQYVDYAADNNHKSFAQLKQFAAERRWPSLSFGMLVYAVAMIPLVNLIAVPAAVCGATAFWVNEKQRALS; encoded by the coding sequence ATGAAAAACCAATCAATTACTCAGCTGAATTTATCAGGTGGGTTGGACTACTTTTCAGAAGGTTTTCGGCTGATTAAACAGCCTGGATTGCGGCTATTTGTGATTGCGCCACTGATCATCAACACTCTTCTATTTTTTTGGATGGTAACCGCTAGTTATGAGCTATTTGGTGGTTGGATGGCTGCACTGATGGAGTGGTTGCCAAGTTGGTTGTCATTTCTTGAGTGGTTATTTTGGCCCTTGTATGCCATCGCTATCATTATGATTTTAGCCTACTGCTTTGTTGCTGTGGCAAACTTAATCGGTTCTCCGTTTTATGGTCTGTTAGCAGAAAAAGTTGAGCGCCAGCTGACAGGAGAAACGCAACAAGGTGAAGATGACTGGAAAGCCCTGTTGGCGAGTATTCCCCGAAGTATTGCCAGAGAACTACATAAGCTAATGTACTATCTGCCTCGCGCATTACTGCTGTTGGTATTAGGTGTGATTCCAGGTGTAAATTTGGTTGCTGGGGTGCTTTGGTTTGGTTTTTCAAGCTGGATGATGACGTTGCAGTATGTTGACTATGCCGCAGACAACAACCATAAATCTTTTGCACAACTAAAGCAGTTTGCGGCTGAGCGGCGTTGGCCTTCATTATCCTTTGGTATGCTGGTCTACGCAGTGGCGATGATCCCTCTGGTTAATCTAATTGCTGTACCTGCTGCAGTATGTGGTGCGACAGCTTTTTGGGTGAACGAGAAACAGCGGGCGTTATCGTGA
- the mnmH gene encoding tRNA 2-selenouridine(34) synthase MnmH produces MTSRPNTDNYLDLFLNDIPMMDVRAPIEFNKGSFPHTVNEPLMNDEERHLVGIRYKQQGQDSAIELGNELVCGDTKAKRIEQWLAFTQKHPEGYLYCFRGGLRSRTTQQWLSDAGTEYPLITGGYKAMRRFLIDQLLVSAERKNYRIISGRTGTGKTRLLKRTPNYVDLEGLANHRGSSFGRQLTPQPSQIDFENALSIELLKARHLRTGPVYIEDESRLIGRNAVPQEFRDRSTVSDIVLLEAPLEERIDMVLQDYVIDMTNAYKLHAGEEEGFNLFSEYLLNSVARIQKRLGGEQAQHLQAIMHDALKAQQNNGSLERHKEWIQTLLSKYYDPMYDFQLSKKADRIIFRGDQNSILDWIDQGR; encoded by the coding sequence ATGACAAGTCGGCCCAATACAGATAACTATTTAGACCTATTTCTAAATGACATCCCGATGATGGATGTTAGAGCACCAATTGAGTTTAACAAAGGTTCATTTCCCCACACCGTTAATGAGCCTTTAATGAACGATGAAGAGCGTCACCTAGTCGGTATTCGCTATAAGCAACAGGGTCAAGACAGTGCAATTGAGTTGGGCAACGAACTGGTTTGCGGTGATACTAAAGCCAAACGCATAGAGCAGTGGTTGGCATTTACCCAAAAACACCCAGAAGGCTACTTATATTGTTTCCGTGGAGGTCTTCGTTCACGAACGACACAACAGTGGTTAAGCGATGCGGGTACCGAATACCCCCTAATTACCGGTGGCTACAAAGCTATGCGTCGTTTTTTGATTGACCAACTGCTAGTGTCAGCTGAACGCAAAAATTATCGAATTATTAGCGGCCGAACGGGCACGGGTAAAACCCGCTTACTTAAACGAACCCCTAACTATGTAGACCTCGAAGGCTTAGCGAACCACAGAGGCTCAAGTTTTGGCCGACAGTTAACCCCTCAACCTAGCCAGATCGATTTTGAGAACGCCCTCTCTATAGAGCTGCTCAAAGCTCGCCACCTTCGCACCGGCCCGGTCTATATCGAAGATGAAAGCCGTTTAATTGGCCGCAATGCCGTCCCCCAAGAGTTCAGAGATAGATCAACGGTCAGCGATATAGTCTTACTCGAAGCTCCATTAGAGGAGCGAATAGATATGGTACTGCAAGACTATGTAATCGATATGACCAATGCTTATAAGCTTCATGCAGGCGAAGAAGAGGGGTTCAATCTCTTTTCTGAGTATCTGTTAAACAGTGTCGCTCGCATTCAAAAGCGTCTTGGGGGTGAACAGGCTCAACACCTGCAGGCGATTATGCATGATGCCCTTAAAGCACAGCAGAATAACGGCTCGCTTGAGCGTCATAAAGAGTGGATTCAAACCCTGTTATCAAAATACTACGATCCAATGTATGACTTTCAGCTGAGTAAAAAAGCCGATCGCATTATTTTCAGGGGCGATCAGAACAGCATTCTGGATTGGATTGACCAAGGCCGGTAA
- a CDS encoding putative selenate ABC transporter substrate-binding protein has protein sequence MTILNATRSTSRLAKALTVILISVGFGSGANAEPFIFTAIPDQDETQLQQRFGKVATYLEKNLKVDVKYIPVKSYTSAVTAFRNNQVQLAWFGGLSGVQARRLVPDSNAIAQGIEDQFFKSYIIAHHSTHLKPQKTLSDKLANMTFTFGSKGSTSGRLMPEFYLREHFKQSPNELFKSVGFSGDHSRTIALVQSGAYQLGAVNYKVWDKGLADGKIDTSKVSIIWETPNYPDYQWTIRGDVDAKWGQGFSQKVKQALLDIKDPEILNAFPREGFVPASNSDYQPILDTAKSIGIID, from the coding sequence ATGACTATCCTCAACGCCACACGCTCAACCTCTCGCTTGGCCAAAGCCTTAACAGTCATTCTCATAAGCGTAGGGTTTGGTTCTGGCGCTAATGCCGAGCCATTTATATTCACTGCCATTCCCGATCAAGATGAAACTCAACTTCAACAACGCTTTGGTAAAGTGGCCACTTACTTAGAAAAAAACCTTAAAGTAGATGTAAAGTATATTCCAGTTAAGTCTTATACTTCAGCCGTGACGGCTTTCAGAAACAACCAGGTACAGCTTGCATGGTTCGGCGGTTTATCCGGTGTGCAAGCGAGACGCTTAGTGCCCGACTCAAATGCCATCGCACAAGGCATTGAAGACCAGTTTTTTAAGTCCTATATCATTGCTCATCACAGCACTCACCTAAAACCACAAAAGACCCTATCGGACAAACTAGCCAATATGACTTTCACATTTGGTTCAAAAGGGTCTACTTCTGGTCGGTTAATGCCTGAGTTTTATCTCCGTGAACACTTTAAGCAATCCCCCAACGAACTATTTAAAAGTGTAGGGTTCAGCGGTGACCATTCTCGTACCATCGCACTGGTGCAGTCTGGCGCATACCAATTAGGCGCTGTGAACTATAAAGTATGGGACAAAGGCCTGGCCGACGGCAAAATTGACACATCTAAAGTCTCTATCATCTGGGAAACTCCAAACTACCCAGATTACCAGTGGACCATTCGTGGCGATGTCGATGCAAAATGGGGACAGGGCTTTAGCCAAAAAGTTAAGCAAGCCCTTCTTGATATTAAAGATCCTGAGATCTTAAATGCATTCCCTCGTGAAGGGTTTGTTCCAGCGTCTAACAGCGATTATCAGCCCATTCTCGATACCGCTAAAAGCATTGGGATTATCGACTAA
- a CDS encoding response regulator yields the protein MAKIKALVVDDASFVRDLVKRTIRTSFPTIELEEAVNGKKAQAIMERGTFDLILCDWEMPEMSGLELLRWARQSDSYKKTPFIMITSRGDRDHVMEAVKEGVSGYLGKPFSPEQLSGRIVKAIGSKLKKAPPSQSSPLQDAFKNSASVLTGAPVTAKAPPAANQTASLLTGSTSGMEQVKKAAPKKAGAGQSGSKGAAEVRFADSTLKCIIKAISLTEIKVIAKREAQFPGILESAVVDLELEGEVARLNGYVHQLQAVDKRMDTDFVSIIIRFVDEDPQKMEHLSKYMAKF from the coding sequence ATGGCCAAGATTAAGGCGTTGGTGGTTGATGACGCTAGCTTTGTTCGTGATCTGGTGAAGCGAACGATCCGCACTAGTTTCCCCACTATCGAATTAGAAGAGGCCGTCAACGGTAAAAAAGCTCAAGCGATAATGGAGCGAGGGACATTCGACCTTATTCTGTGCGACTGGGAAATGCCCGAAATGAGTGGCCTAGAGCTTTTGCGTTGGGCGCGTCAAAGCGACAGCTATAAGAAAACACCGTTTATTATGATTACCAGTCGCGGCGATCGTGACCATGTTATGGAGGCGGTAAAAGAGGGGGTTTCTGGATACCTCGGTAAACCATTTAGCCCAGAGCAACTGTCTGGTCGCATTGTTAAGGCAATAGGATCTAAACTCAAAAAAGCGCCTCCTTCTCAGAGTTCACCTCTACAAGATGCATTTAAGAACTCAGCCTCGGTATTAACAGGAGCGCCGGTTACCGCAAAAGCCCCCCCTGCGGCTAATCAAACAGCCTCGCTACTGACTGGCTCAACATCCGGTATGGAGCAAGTAAAGAAAGCTGCACCCAAAAAAGCCGGAGCTGGTCAGAGTGGCTCAAAAGGAGCTGCTGAAGTGAGGTTTGCGGACAGCACGTTAAAATGCATAATCAAAGCGATAAGCCTGACGGAGATTAAAGTAATCGCGAAGCGAGAAGCACAATTTCCGGGGATTCTTGAGTCTGCGGTGGTTGATTTAGAGCTAGAAGGTGAAGTTGCGCGCTTGAATGGTTATGTCCATCAACTACAAGCAGTGGATAAACGCATGGATACTGACTTCGTGAGTATTATTATCCGTTTTGTAGATGAAGATCCGCAAAAAATGGAGCATCTCTCGAAATATATGGCGAAATTTTAG